A stretch of Gemmatimonadaceae bacterium DNA encodes these proteins:
- a CDS encoding S9 family peptidase gives MRTQTSIAAALLSLSLLTPPEVSAQKRPMTFDDLAAVRGVSDPQVSPSGTLVLYAARTADVPANRRSTATFLVSSAGGGAAKQFPSANVKASEARWSPDGRQVTYITGGQLWLADADGTGARQLTKLSGGASGPVWSPKSDRIAFVSSVYPDCADDACNASRSQAEEANPVKAHIADNLMYRHWTAWAGDTRSHLFVVGTASGAPVDVTRGVKYDVPPGPFGGSEGYAFSPDGEELAYTAKDQGREDAWSTDINVYTVSAGGGTPAVITLANKGADVNPVYSPDGRSIIYQSQARAGFESDRGRLMAYDRASRTSKELLPSWDATADAYGFTAAGDAIYISTADASRNKIYRITRTGTGWTSRPELVVGTMNNSSLSLSRDGRTMAWVRDAVDHPAEIYVSATSGRGAPVIRQLTHENDALIAQLALHPAEFFWFKGANGDSVQGMLVRPAQWQPGRKYPVLFLIHGGPQGAWFDQWHGRWNFSLFASRGMAVVAINPRGSTGYGQKFVDDISRDWGGKVYTDLMNGLDAALARNNWLDSTRMGAAGGSYGGYMTNWIEGHSTRFKALFTHAGPFNLENMYAATEELWFPEWEYGGPSWDKTAMDTQYRVWSPHLYAANFRTPMLIVHGELDYRVSYYEGVSMFTALQRQGVPSRLIVFPDEGHWIGKPLNQKLWWGEVLGWFEKYLRPGA, from the coding sequence ATGAGAACTCAGACTTCGATTGCGGCGGCGTTGCTGTCTCTCTCGCTGTTGACCCCGCCGGAAGTATCGGCTCAGAAGAGGCCGATGACGTTCGACGACCTTGCCGCCGTGCGAGGCGTCTCGGACCCGCAGGTATCACCCTCCGGGACGCTCGTGCTTTACGCCGCGCGCACCGCTGACGTCCCGGCGAATCGTCGCTCGACCGCGACATTCCTCGTCTCTTCGGCGGGCGGTGGTGCCGCAAAGCAATTCCCATCAGCCAATGTCAAAGCGAGCGAAGCGCGCTGGTCACCCGACGGCAGGCAGGTGACCTACATAACTGGAGGACAGCTCTGGCTGGCTGATGCGGATGGGACTGGCGCGCGACAGCTCACGAAGCTGAGTGGCGGAGCGTCCGGGCCGGTCTGGTCGCCAAAAAGCGATCGCATCGCCTTCGTGTCGTCAGTGTATCCCGACTGCGCCGACGATGCCTGCAACGCGTCGCGCTCGCAGGCCGAAGAAGCCAATCCGGTCAAGGCGCACATCGCCGACAATCTGATGTACCGCCACTGGACCGCGTGGGCGGGCGATACGCGCTCGCATCTCTTTGTCGTCGGCACCGCCAGTGGCGCGCCAGTGGACGTTACGCGTGGAGTGAAGTACGACGTGCCCCCTGGGCCATTCGGCGGGAGCGAGGGCTACGCGTTCTCTCCCGATGGTGAGGAGCTCGCGTACACCGCCAAGGATCAGGGAAGGGAAGATGCGTGGAGCACCGACATCAACGTGTACACCGTTTCCGCTGGCGGCGGCACGCCGGCGGTAATCACTCTCGCCAACAAGGGCGCGGATGTGAATCCCGTCTACTCGCCTGACGGGCGCTCGATCATCTATCAGTCGCAGGCGCGCGCCGGGTTCGAGTCCGATCGCGGCCGGCTGATGGCGTACGATCGTGCCTCGCGCACGTCAAAGGAGCTCCTGCCGTCGTGGGATGCGACCGCCGATGCTTATGGGTTCACCGCCGCCGGCGACGCGATCTACATCAGCACCGCCGACGCGTCGCGCAACAAGATCTATCGCATCACGCGGACCGGCACGGGTTGGACGTCCAGACCTGAGCTCGTCGTGGGGACGATGAACAATTCGTCGCTCAGTCTTTCTCGCGACGGCCGCACGATGGCGTGGGTACGCGACGCCGTGGATCACCCGGCAGAGATATACGTATCGGCCACGTCAGGCCGCGGAGCACCGGTGATCCGTCAGCTGACGCACGAGAACGACGCCCTCATCGCGCAGCTCGCGCTTCACCCCGCCGAATTCTTCTGGTTCAAGGGCGCCAATGGCGACAGCGTCCAGGGCATGCTCGTGCGGCCCGCACAGTGGCAGCCGGGCAGGAAGTATCCGGTGCTTTTCCTGATTCATGGAGGACCGCAGGGCGCCTGGTTCGACCAGTGGCACGGCCGGTGGAATTTCTCTCTGTTCGCTTCGCGAGGGATGGCCGTGGTGGCCATCAATCCGCGCGGATCAACCGGGTACGGACAGAAATTCGTGGACGATATCTCCAGGGATTGGGGCGGCAAGGTATACACGGATCTGATGAATGGTCTCGATGCAGCGCTCGCGCGAAACAACTGGCTCGACTCAACCCGCATGGGAGCGGCCGGCGGCAGCTATGGCGGCTACATGACGAACTGGATCGAGGGACATTCCACGCGATTCAAGGCGCTCTTCACGCACGCCGGGCCGTTCAACCTCGAGAACATGTACGCGGCGACGGAAGAACTCTGGTTCCCCGAGTGGGAGTACGGCGGCCCCTCCTGGGACAAGACGGCGATGGACACTCAATACCGCGTGTGGTCGCCGCATCTCTACGCCGCGAACTTCAGGACCCCGATGCTGATCGTGCACGGTGAGCTTGACTACCGGGTTTCCTACTACGAGGGAGTCTCGATGTTCACCGCGCTCCAGCGACAGGGCGTTCCCAGTCGGCTGATAGTCTTCCCCGATGAAGGCCACTGGATCGGCAAGCCGCTCAATCAAAAGCTCTGGTGGGGAGAGGTGCTCGGCTGGTTCGAGAAGTATCTCCGGCCTGGTGCGTAG
- a CDS encoding M14 family metallopeptidase, producing the protein MIFSRTLSLILGLVVVTSSASAQGRITTPLQEFGHNIGDDYFLANYQQLTKYWEKLDRESDRMRVVRIGTTAEGRPMLMAIITAPENFRKLGRYQEIAAKLAHADGLNDEQARALAREGKAVVWIDGGLHASEVLGAQQLIQYVYEMVSRNDAETQRFLRDDILLAVPANPDGMDLVSNWYMRDSVKENRSTAGVPRLYHKYIGHDNNRDSYMASQPETQAADSILYRAWYPHIVYNHHQTGPEGTVIFAPPFRDPFNYNLDPLIPVGIDLVGAAIHSRFIAEGKPGATMRNGANFSTWWNGGLRTTVYFHNMIGLLTETFGNPTPGEIALVPERLLPSGSTPFPILPQKWHFAQSMAYELSANRAVMDVASKYREDFLFNAYRMGRNSIDRGRRDTWTLTPQKVDAVKLAVEKDSAAKTRLPSADYVKLLKDPAARDPRGYIIPSNQKDFATAVKFVNALVKNGVTIHRATRAFSVAGRTYPEESYVVITSQAFRPHVLDMFEPQNHPDDIPYPGGPPTPPYDNAGWTLAYQMGVKFDRILDSFTGPFEKLNGFAPVPAGTVGMRVQAPESRFLAPQFYSWTRGTNDSFTAANRLLKAGQEVYTLAAPAAGTGLPAGAFVVRNTTAAEPMLRALAAERGVTFSPVDIAMPGGSMTRLHLPRIALWDVYGGEISSGWMRFVFDQFEFPYEVVFANDLDNGDLSSRYDVLVLPNCARLSAPVDSTGSCQRRLQPPADKVPAEWHSRLGRITIEKTLPRIRSFVENGGTLLALGVASEIAYRLELPVSDAVVDESDKPLPRAKYYVPGSVLSVAVDTTNTIAWGMSPRADIFFDNNPAFRLQSGASAKGVKRVAWFDSPAPLRSGWAWGQKVLDDATEILVSPMGKGSVVLYGPQVYFRGQTHGAFRFLFNGIYYGQLNRP; encoded by the coding sequence ATGATTTTCAGCCGCACCCTTTCGCTGATCCTTGGCCTGGTCGTCGTCACGTCGTCCGCTTCCGCGCAGGGGCGTATCACGACCCCGCTGCAGGAGTTCGGGCATAACATCGGCGACGACTATTTTCTCGCCAACTATCAGCAGCTCACGAAATACTGGGAGAAGCTGGACCGTGAATCGGACCGCATGCGTGTAGTGCGCATCGGAACCACCGCCGAAGGCCGGCCGATGCTGATGGCGATCATTACCGCGCCGGAGAATTTCCGGAAGCTGGGACGGTACCAGGAGATTGCGGCGAAGCTGGCCCACGCCGATGGCCTGAACGACGAGCAGGCACGCGCTCTGGCCCGGGAAGGGAAGGCGGTGGTCTGGATTGACGGCGGTCTGCACGCCAGCGAAGTCCTTGGCGCCCAGCAGCTCATACAGTACGTGTACGAAATGGTGAGCCGCAACGACGCCGAGACGCAGCGGTTCCTGCGGGACGACATTCTGCTGGCGGTGCCGGCGAATCCCGACGGCATGGACCTCGTCTCGAACTGGTACATGCGCGACTCGGTGAAGGAAAACCGGTCAACAGCCGGAGTGCCGCGACTCTATCACAAGTACATCGGCCACGACAACAACCGCGATTCGTACATGGCGTCGCAGCCCGAGACACAGGCAGCGGACAGCATTCTCTACAGGGCCTGGTATCCGCACATCGTCTACAACCACCATCAGACGGGCCCGGAAGGCACAGTTATCTTCGCGCCGCCTTTCCGCGATCCGTTCAACTACAATCTCGATCCTCTGATTCCGGTTGGCATAGATCTCGTCGGGGCGGCGATCCACAGCCGGTTCATCGCTGAGGGAAAGCCGGGGGCGACGATGCGGAACGGAGCCAATTTCTCGACGTGGTGGAACGGCGGTCTCCGGACCACCGTGTACTTCCACAACATGATCGGTCTCCTCACCGAGACCTTCGGCAATCCCACGCCGGGCGAGATCGCGCTGGTCCCCGAACGCCTTCTGCCGAGTGGGAGCACGCCTTTCCCGATCCTGCCACAGAAGTGGCACTTCGCGCAATCCATGGCATACGAGCTCTCCGCCAACCGCGCGGTCATGGACGTGGCTTCGAAGTATCGTGAGGACTTCCTCTTCAACGCGTATCGCATGGGACGGAACTCCATCGATCGTGGGCGCAGAGACACGTGGACGCTGACACCTCAGAAGGTGGACGCGGTGAAGCTCGCTGTGGAGAAGGACAGCGCCGCGAAAACGCGGCTGCCAAGCGCCGATTACGTGAAGCTCCTCAAGGATCCGGCGGCACGCGATCCGCGCGGATACATCATTCCGTCGAATCAGAAGGATTTCGCCACGGCGGTGAAATTCGTGAATGCGCTGGTGAAGAACGGCGTGACGATCCACCGCGCGACGAGGGCATTCTCCGTCGCCGGAAGGACCTACCCTGAGGAGTCATATGTCGTGATCACGTCGCAGGCATTCCGTCCGCACGTGCTCGACATGTTCGAGCCGCAGAATCATCCTGACGATATCCCGTATCCTGGTGGCCCGCCGACTCCGCCATACGACAACGCCGGGTGGACGCTGGCGTACCAGATGGGTGTGAAGTTCGATCGCATACTCGATTCGTTCACGGGACCTTTCGAAAAGCTGAATGGATTCGCGCCGGTACCGGCGGGAACGGTGGGAATGAGGGTGCAGGCGCCTGAATCGCGTTTCCTGGCGCCGCAGTTCTATTCGTGGACACGAGGGACGAACGATTCGTTCACCGCGGCCAACCGGCTGCTCAAGGCCGGCCAGGAGGTTTACACACTCGCTGCTCCTGCGGCCGGCACGGGCCTCCCGGCAGGCGCCTTCGTGGTGCGCAACACCACCGCGGCGGAGCCGATGCTCCGCGCACTCGCCGCCGAGAGGGGTGTGACGTTTTCTCCGGTGGATATCGCGATGCCTGGAGGGTCGATGACGCGCCTGCACTTGCCGCGCATTGCTCTATGGGACGTCTACGGTGGCGAGATATCGTCGGGCTGGATGCGCTTCGTTTTCGATCAGTTCGAATTTCCGTACGAAGTCGTCTTCGCCAACGATCTCGACAATGGCGACCTGAGCTCAAGGTACGACGTGCTCGTTCTTCCCAATTGCGCGAGACTCTCCGCCCCGGTGGACTCGACGGGAAGCTGTCAGCGGCGCTTGCAACCGCCCGCCGACAAAGTCCCGGCCGAATGGCACTCCCGTCTTGGACGAATTACGATCGAGAAGACGCTGCCACGCATTCGCAGCTTCGTCGAGAACGGGGGGACGCTGCTCGCCCTCGGCGTTGCCTCCGAGATAGCGTACAGGCTGGAGCTGCCGGTATCCGACGCAGTCGTGGACGAGAGCGACAAGCCGCTTCCGCGCGCGAAGTACTACGTGCCGGGGTCTGTCCTCTCCGTCGCGGTGGACACGACCAACACCATCGCCTGGGGAATGTCGCCCAGGGCGGATATTTTCTTCGACAACAATCCGGCATTCCGTCTGCAGTCAGGAGCGTCGGCGAAAGGAGTGAAGCGCGTCGCCTGGTTCGACAGCCCGGCGCCCCTTCGCAGCGGGTGGGCCTGGGGGCAGAAGGTGCTCGATGACGCGACGGAAATCCTCGTTTCACCGATGGGGAAGGGCAGCGTCGTGCTGTATGGACCCCAGGTATATTTCCGGGGTCAGACTCATGGTGCGTTCCGCTTCCTGTTCAACGGTATCTACTACGGTCAGCTGAATCGTCCGTAA
- a CDS encoding DMT family transporter, producing the protein MNRPSPGWVLAVSLLGISFAGPLVRLSNADPLAIAAWRLCFSLVIVAVALAVTGQWRDWAKLTARDTALASCAGIALALHFWAWNASIHLTTIAASVTLVSLQPAVIVAISTIFLREAPNRRQLIGISIALLGAMLIAAPAWRDSASAGGSNAMLGNMLAASAAVTAGIYYTIGRHLRATYGIWAYVALAYSACAIALFAMAGLTGTPLTPQPPRELAIFAGLAIGPMLLGHTGMNWALKYLPAYVVNLTVLGEPVGATLLGALIPAIAQVPPLATLLGGVVVLAGVLVAAWNTVSTRRAAG; encoded by the coding sequence TTGAACCGCCCCTCGCCGGGTTGGGTTCTCGCGGTATCGCTGCTCGGCATCTCGTTCGCCGGGCCGCTGGTCCGGCTCTCGAATGCCGATCCCCTCGCCATCGCCGCATGGCGACTCTGCTTCTCTCTCGTGATCGTCGCCGTCGCGCTGGCCGTCACAGGCCAGTGGCGCGACTGGGCCAAGCTGACGGCACGCGACACCGCCCTCGCGTCATGCGCCGGGATAGCACTCGCTCTTCATTTCTGGGCGTGGAACGCGTCCATCCATCTCACGACGATCGCCGCTTCCGTAACACTCGTCAGCCTTCAACCGGCTGTCATCGTGGCGATCTCCACGATTTTTCTGCGTGAGGCGCCGAACCGGCGGCAGCTGATCGGCATCTCGATCGCTCTTCTGGGGGCCATGCTTATCGCCGCTCCCGCCTGGCGCGACAGCGCTTCGGCCGGCGGAAGCAACGCCATGCTCGGCAACATGCTTGCGGCGTCGGCGGCGGTGACTGCGGGCATCTACTATACGATTGGTCGCCATCTTCGTGCGACATACGGGATATGGGCCTACGTCGCGCTCGCATACTCGGCGTGCGCGATAGCGCTCTTCGCGATGGCCGGCCTGACAGGCACTCCACTTACCCCACAGCCACCGCGCGAGCTGGCGATCTTCGCCGGTCTCGCGATCGGACCCATGCTGCTTGGGCACACGGGAATGAACTGGGCGCTCAAGTATCTCCCTGCATACGTCGTGAATCTCACAGTCCTCGGAGAGCCCGTTGGCGCGACACTTCTTGGCGCGCTGATACCCGCGATTGCCCAGGTGCCGCCGCTCGCGACTCTTCTCGGCGGTGTGGTGGTGCTTGCGGGAGTGCTTGTCGCCGCCTGGAACACGGTGTCCACACGTCGAGCAGCGGGGTAG
- a CDS encoding lytic transglycosylase domain-containing protein has protein sequence MYQRPDGELSRVVSGRTSLKIVTSREQVTELYRPRWRRYIGAAAQAVVLAVLLAAGTVWTLEHQHPQFTRPAELLKLPGAVISAAKPSEDAFRIAQVLRRYTRNGEVAERIASAVVAEGKRRKIDPALLVGVMLVESSNLDPHARSFVGAQGLMQVMPFHRGQWGCKSRDLYDIEGNICHGVSVLADAIKNAPNLRVALQRYNGCVRGANTPNCSSYSGKVMTAANRTTRQLMTINDQPQGQE, from the coding sequence TTGTACCAGCGGCCTGATGGCGAACTGTCCCGTGTGGTTTCGGGGCGGACCAGTCTCAAGATCGTGACCAGCCGAGAGCAGGTCACCGAGCTCTACCGTCCCCGGTGGCGCCGTTACATCGGCGCGGCCGCGCAAGCGGTTGTGCTTGCCGTGCTTCTCGCTGCCGGAACGGTGTGGACGCTCGAGCACCAGCATCCGCAGTTCACGCGGCCGGCAGAGCTTCTCAAGCTCCCCGGTGCCGTTATCAGCGCCGCGAAACCGAGCGAAGATGCGTTCCGCATCGCCCAGGTCCTTCGCCGCTATACCCGGAACGGTGAGGTCGCCGAGCGGATCGCCAGCGCCGTCGTCGCCGAGGGGAAGCGCAGGAAGATCGATCCCGCGCTTCTGGTCGGTGTCATGCTGGTCGAGAGCAGTAACCTGGATCCGCACGCCCGCAGCTTCGTGGGAGCGCAGGGCCTCATGCAGGTCATGCCGTTCCACCGCGGACAGTGGGGCTGCAAGTCGCGCGATCTCTATGACATCGAGGGCAACATCTGCCACGGCGTCAGCGTTCTTGCCGACGCGATCAAGAATGCGCCGAATCTCCGTGTCGCGCTTCAGCGATACAACGGTTGCGTCCGCGGCGCCAACACACCGAACTGCAGCAGCTATTCGGGCAAGGTCATGACCGCCGCCAACCGCACGACACGCCAGCTCATGACGATCAACGACCAGCCGCAGGGTCAGGAGTAG
- a CDS encoding helix-turn-helix domain-containing protein, which yields MADWIGRDLERLRKLRGLRREDVAAQLTVPVSPSTIRNIEHDEHYNVSLDLLRQIAAVLGAELRVSLSSVEPVADDSVPVGRRIVDNEYFIRYIRSRYPDCPLTNSQIGRRMWSFAESHGAELVRERKQIRKVVDPSAGTTLHRSPTTAAEYEVWEKDFAALEKFADRLGRAFSDGKGGVLVPAA from the coding sequence ATGGCCGACTGGATAGGACGCGACCTCGAGCGGCTTCGCAAGCTCAGAGGTCTGCGGCGCGAAGACGTTGCCGCACAGCTCACCGTTCCCGTGTCGCCGTCAACTATCCGCAACATCGAACACGACGAGCACTACAACGTCTCGCTCGATCTGTTGCGTCAGATAGCCGCGGTGCTCGGGGCTGAGTTGCGCGTCAGCCTGAGCTCGGTCGAGCCGGTGGCGGACGACTCCGTGCCCGTCGGACGAAGAATCGTGGATAACGAATACTTCATCAGGTATATCCGGTCGCGTTACCCGGACTGCCCGTTGACAAACTCGCAGATCGGCCGCCGCATGTGGAGCTTCGCCGAATCACATGGCGCGGAGCTGGTTCGCGAGCGCAAGCAGATCAGAAAGGTGGTAGATCCGTCCGCCGGCACGACGCTCCACCGGTCTCCGACGACGGCAGCCGAATATGAGGTTTGGGAAAAGGATTTCGCGGCCCTGGAGAAGTTTGCCGACCGGCTCGGCAGGGCTTTTTCCGATGGTAAAGGAGGAGTGCTTGTACCAGCGGCCTGA
- a CDS encoding lytic transglycosylase domain-containing protein, with the protein MMASASSDRQDDETQIQGPDDRRRLSGSVYTDVRRHGSERPPLSRGQKAIRALAHSLGAGALLVAGTIWTVNQQKPEFVKPGSILQLPAEFVLAPPPVSEQVFRVSSVLRRYTKDTVRANRIAQAIINEGGKRNLDPALLIGVLLTENAKLDPVARSNVSARGLMQVMPFHAGKWKACPSSDLANIESNICYGTSILADLVKRSPNMERALLRYNGCVRGTNTPHCHTYSGKVLKYADQAASQMLQALFPSAAE; encoded by the coding sequence ATGATGGCTTCCGCCAGCTCGGATCGCCAGGACGACGAAACGCAGATTCAGGGTCCGGACGATCGACGCAGGTTGTCCGGAAGTGTGTATACGGATGTCCGCCGCCACGGGTCCGAGCGTCCTCCGCTCTCACGCGGGCAGAAGGCCATCCGCGCGCTCGCGCACAGCCTCGGCGCTGGGGCGCTTCTGGTTGCGGGCACCATCTGGACCGTCAATCAGCAGAAGCCGGAGTTCGTGAAACCCGGGTCGATCCTTCAGCTTCCCGCGGAGTTTGTGCTCGCGCCCCCGCCGGTGAGCGAGCAGGTCTTTCGCGTGAGCAGCGTGCTCCGCCGGTACACGAAGGACACCGTGCGCGCGAATCGCATCGCCCAGGCGATCATCAATGAAGGCGGGAAGAGAAATCTCGACCCCGCCCTTCTGATCGGCGTGCTTCTGACGGAGAACGCAAAGCTCGACCCGGTCGCACGGAGCAATGTCAGCGCGAGAGGGCTGATGCAGGTCATGCCCTTTCACGCCGGCAAATGGAAGGCCTGCCCTTCGAGCGATCTCGCGAACATCGAGTCCAATATCTGCTACGGAACGAGCATCCTCGCCGATCTGGTCAAGCGATCGCCGAACATGGAAAGGGCGTTGCTTCGCTACAACGGGTGCGTGCGCGGGACGAACACGCCACACTGCCACACCTACTCGGGCAAGGTGCTGAAATACGCCGACCAGGCCGCGTCGCAGATGCTCCAGGCGCTTTTCCCGAGTGCCGCCGAGTAG
- a CDS encoding LysM peptidoglycan-binding domain-containing protein produces the protein MKESEGLYRWFRVIKRTLIGLVFVIGGLMIFGYAVFMRHMDARGAWKSAARELNGGMLHYGEHVERYAKAFQRRPTDYYRAANGLLVATNDRVIFIGIAPSDKLQNEDAPATILQYEFPNDMLLTMKKSRLYFLTAHGVRVSQANGAKEEFAASRGDEPALDSLIEHVNRRLDAQRVEAIRERRIRAAVAAMINEPIYYVVRRGDAISSIAVRFDTTTEQLKKWNNLPSDKVRIGDRLIVKAAGPRPKPPPKPAPRQRQPRGPKI, from the coding sequence ATGAAGGAATCGGAAGGACTCTACAGGTGGTTCCGTGTCATCAAGCGAACCCTGATCGGACTGGTTTTCGTGATCGGGGGCCTCATGATTTTCGGGTACGCCGTGTTCATGCGGCACATGGACGCCCGCGGTGCGTGGAAGTCCGCTGCACGGGAGCTGAATGGCGGGATGCTCCACTACGGCGAGCACGTCGAACGCTACGCGAAGGCTTTTCAGCGGCGGCCCACCGACTATTATCGCGCCGCGAATGGCCTTCTCGTCGCGACCAATGACCGCGTCATCTTCATAGGCATTGCGCCGAGCGACAAGCTGCAGAACGAGGACGCGCCAGCGACGATTCTCCAGTATGAGTTCCCGAACGACATGCTGCTGACGATGAAGAAGAGCCGGCTGTACTTCCTTACAGCTCACGGCGTACGCGTGTCACAAGCCAACGGGGCAAAGGAGGAGTTCGCCGCCTCACGCGGCGATGAGCCGGCCCTCGACAGCCTCATTGAGCATGTCAACCGGCGGCTCGACGCGCAGCGGGTGGAAGCGATCAGGGAGCGCCGGATCAGAGCCGCGGTCGCGGCGATGATCAACGAGCCGATCTACTATGTGGTGCGACGCGGGGACGCGATCTCCAGCATTGCCGTGCGGTTCGACACGACGACTGAGCAGCTGAAGAAGTGGAACAATCTGCCGAGCGACAAGGTCAGGATCGGTGACCGGCTCATCGTCAAGGCCGCGGGACCGCGTCCCAAGCCGCCGCCGAAGCCCGCGCCTCGCCAGCGGCAGCCGCGCGGTCCGAAGATCTAG
- a CDS encoding M48 family metallopeptidase: protein MPQSFGYYQLSTSTAQGGTIPLAAQFQPGVPLDPVAATNAYLATLPADKRAASDAYFEGGYWIGLWDSLITIAIMVLLLRTGISRGMRNLSERRARWRPVQTFLYYAQFVVLTTLLAFPFTVYTGFIREHQYDLSTQNLGQWLGDQAKGLLVAVILGGLAVTALYGVVRRFPRTWTVWGAVVGVILATIGALIAPVFIVPLFNTVTPLTDERLREPILSLARANGIEANDVFVVDASKQSKRISANVSGVFGTMRITLNDNLLNRSTPESVRAVVGHEMGHYVLNHVYKFLMFLSIFIVVMFSFLQWAFGRAVGRWGERWGVRDIGDPAGLPVVVGILVVFTLVTGPLLTSFTRATEAEADMFGLNAAREPDGFAQAALLLSEYRKLDPGPIEEFIFFDHPSGRTRIYASMRWKAEHRADYTSSQILR, encoded by the coding sequence ATGCCTCAGTCCTTCGGCTACTACCAGCTTTCCACGAGCACCGCACAGGGCGGGACGATTCCTCTCGCGGCACAGTTCCAGCCGGGAGTGCCGCTCGACCCGGTCGCCGCCACTAACGCCTACCTCGCCACCCTCCCCGCCGACAAGCGAGCCGCTTCCGACGCCTACTTTGAAGGCGGCTACTGGATAGGCCTCTGGGACAGCCTCATCACGATCGCCATCATGGTCCTGCTGCTGCGCACCGGAATTTCGCGCGGCATGCGGAACCTCTCGGAGCGGCGGGCCCGGTGGAGACCGGTACAGACCTTTCTCTACTACGCGCAGTTCGTCGTCCTGACGACGCTGCTCGCCTTCCCCTTCACCGTTTACACGGGATTCATCCGCGAGCACCAGTATGATCTGTCCACCCAGAACCTCGGACAGTGGCTCGGCGATCAGGCCAAGGGGCTTCTGGTCGCCGTCATTCTCGGCGGGCTCGCGGTGACCGCACTCTACGGTGTCGTCCGGCGCTTTCCTCGCACGTGGACCGTCTGGGGCGCCGTGGTCGGCGTCATCCTCGCGACGATCGGGGCACTCATCGCACCGGTGTTCATCGTTCCCCTGTTCAACACGGTCACGCCTCTCACCGACGAACGCCTTCGCGAGCCGATACTGTCGCTGGCGCGCGCCAACGGCATAGAGGCGAACGACGTGTTCGTGGTTGACGCCTCGAAACAGTCGAAGCGCATCAGCGCGAACGTATCGGGTGTGTTCGGCACGATGCGCATCACGCTCAACGACAACCTGCTGAACCGTTCCACACCGGAGTCAGTAAGGGCGGTGGTCGGACACGAGATGGGACATTACGTGCTCAATCACGTGTACAAGTTCCTGATGTTCCTCAGCATCTTTATCGTGGTGATGTTCTCTTTCCTCCAATGGGCGTTCGGGCGCGCCGTTGGCCGATGGGGAGAGCGCTGGGGGGTGCGCGACATCGGCGATCCTGCTGGATTGCCGGTCGTGGTGGGGATCCTTGTCGTCTTTACTCTCGTCACGGGCCCGTTGCTGACGTCGTTCACCCGGGCCACGGAAGCCGAGGCGGACATGTTCGGTCTCAATGCCGCGCGCGAGCCGGACGGCTTCGCCCAGGCGGCGCTGCTATTGTCGGAGTACCGGAAGCTGGATCCGGGGCCAATAGAGGAGTTCATCTTCTTCGATCATCCCAGCGGCAGGACGCGCATCTACGCGTCAATGCGCTGGAAGGCGGAGCATCGCGCCGACTACACCTCGTCCCAGATTCTCCGGTGA